One stretch of Plutella xylostella chromosome 15, ilPluXylo3.1, whole genome shotgun sequence DNA includes these proteins:
- the LOC105395629 gene encoding E3 ubiquitin-protein ligase LRSAM1 yields the protein MGCAASCLDHTTMSLFGRHSHNDNDERAQVERKLYIAKESPEPVFDLSKCNLQEVPSGIYSICKVYRKELLYLNNNNLSSLDHGGSLSDLYMIKCFNISFNKLSFLPNDIRYLVNVTELYLQNNQLQSIPESVSYLQCLKIIDASNNCLKKLCSALGNLANLKVLKITGNKDLVELPCELCKASNITAIELDADQYLFPPPGIITEGTESIMRFMCEKMGFPYIPPSNESNDESLVQSPSALVDPFTKNHAILWEQQEAALKEQEKKFHDAAKLNKEKILSQVLREQTELDAEIAKWQGAKDIERLRLISEIQEDEKEIECLVRNFLQSVNLKPEVVQQQLQHEQAEHDRLFEIIRQNYDNVRKADVLKAMETLITENFSMQNTKRGNEDQLNNFKQTILSQELESTEKLDQLYRTKDQSRTVLIHQLLEDQDVQKAVVASLVEKVDARSWSLNQEISLISSNLARLSAIEQEKKKLHVAYNFNELLYQRTQLLSLLEDLQAQHHKRRAQLLETMREMDEQKDSSTDFWLKNYQKVVESAPKSLLVMGKVLDPVLANYLLQEGVIHCLPFLFQFLFSDESLLHVTPAKLKQNGVSLAVDRDGIIRAIQLYIAAKSENHNCLSDTTVTPSAPLPSEISENSLTGVVDSSTTEGQSVESECVICMDARCEVVFVPCGHLCCCLPCSDKEMDSCPMCRGSIERKMKLIVV from the coding sequence ATGGGTTGTGCGGCGTCTTGCTTGGATCACACAACTATGTCGCTGTTCGGGAGACATTCTCACAACGACAACGATGAACGAGCCCAAGTCGAGAGGAAGCTCTACATCGCTAAAGAGTCTCCGGAACCAGTGTTCGATCTCTCCAAGTGTAACCTCCAGGAGGTTCCGTCCGGGATATACTCTATTTGTAAAGTATACAGAAAGGAATTGCTCTATTTGAACAATAATAATCTCTCTTCCCTTGACCACGGTGGAAGCCTTTCAGATTTGTACATGATAAAATGCTTTAATATAAGTTTTAACAAGCTATCTTTTCTGCCTAATGATATCAGATATTTGGTTAATGTAACTGAGCTATATTTACAGAATAACCAATTACAAAGCATCCCAGAAAGTGTTAGTTATTTACAATGTTTGAAAATCATTGATGCTTCTAATAACTGCCTCAAGAAGCTGTGCTCAGCTCTTGGTAATTTGGCAAATTTGAAAGTCCTGAAAATAACAGGAAATAAAGATCTGGTGGAGTTACCTTGTGAGTTATGTAAAGCCAGCAACATCACAGCCATAGAGCTTGATGCGGACCAATATTTGTTCCCACCACCTGGCATTATAACTGAAGGCACAGAAAGTATCATGAGGTTTATGTGTGAAAAAATGGGTTTTCCATATATTCCACCATCAAATGAGAGCAATGACGAATCTTTAGTGCAGAGCCCTAGTGCACTCGTTGACCCTTTTACAAAGAATCATGCTATTCTGTGGGAGCAACAGGAAGCTGCTTTAAAGGAACAAGAAAAGAAATTCCATGATGCAGCtaaattaaacaaagaaaAGATTCTGTCCCAAGTGCTGCGAGAACAAACAGAATTAGATGCAGAGATTGCCAAATGGCAAGGAGCTAAGGATATTGAAAGATTAAGACTTATTAGTGAAATACAAGAAGATGAAAAGGAAATAGAGTGTTTAGTTAGGAACTTTCTTCAATCTGTGAATCTGAAGCCAGAAGTGGTCCAACAACAACTGCAGCATGAGCAAGCCGAGCATGACCGGCTATTTGAGATTATCAGACAAAACTATGACAATGTAAGAAAAGCAGATGTTTTAAAAGCCATGGAAACATTGATAACAGAAAACTTTTCTATGCAAAATACTAAGAGGGGAAATGAGGATCAATTGAATAACTTTAAGCAAACTATACTATCCCAAGAATTAGAAAGTACAGAAAAACTAGACCAATTATACAGAACCAAAGATCAATCCAGAACTGTTCTGATTCATCAACTGCTGGAAGACCAAGATGTACAGAAGGCTGTTGTTGCTTCTTTAGTGGAGAAGGTTGATGCCAGAAGTTGGAGTTTAAACCAGGAAATATCACTTATTTCTTCAAATTTAGCTAGGCTCTCTGCCATTGaacaagaaaagaaaaaactaCATGTGGCTTACAATTTTAATGAGCTTCTGTATCAGAGGACGCAGCTGCTGAGTCTGCTCGAGGACCTCCAGGCGCAGCATCATAAGAGAAGAGCTCAATTACTTGAAACTATGAGAGAGATGGATGAGCAAAAAGATTCAAGCACAGATTTTTGGTTAAAAAACTACCAAAAGGTTGTAGAATCTGCCCCAAAATCTTTGTTGGTTATGGGAAAAGTGTTGGACCCGGTTCTAGCAAATTATTTGTTACAAGAAGGAGTCATTCATTGCCTACCATTTCTATTTCAATTCTTGTTTTCTGACGAATCCCTGTTACATGTGACTCCTGCTAAGCTGAAACAAAATGGAGTATCACTGGCTGTAGATAGAGATGGCATAATAAGGGCTATTCAGTTATACATTGCAGCAAAGAGTGAGAACCACAATTGCCTGTCAGATACTACTGTGACTCCAAGCGCTCCATTACCAAGTGAAATATCAGAGAATAGCTTGACTGGAGTGGTAGATAGTTCGACCACAGAGGGTCAGAGTGTGGAGTCTGAATGTGTGATATGCATGGACGCCCGGTGCGAGGTGGTGTTTGTCCCGTGCGGACACCTGTGCTGCTGCTTGCCTTGCTCAGACAAAGAAATGGATTCTTGCCCCATGTGTAGAGGAAGCATAGAAAGGAAAATGAAGTTAATTGTTGTGTGA